A single window of Sphingobacteriales bacterium DNA harbors:
- a CDS encoding 5-(carboxyamino)imidazole ribonucleotide synthase has protein sequence MMSQATKIPTIGVIGGGQLGKMLIQKAMQWSVPIIILDKDKDCVSAIYAHHHIIKDIKSVEGLDELAAQSDVITYEIEHTNTQKLIELEEAGKIIIPSPRALEIIQDKGKQKLFYQTHKIPTADFFIAENKTELLEKLQDFNSEKVVVKSCIGGYDGKGVYIDTSRNIIENVNIIPFDDAVMVEKFVPCKAEIAVLAAQDTYGNIEIYPAIEMEFDKQSNLVSYLHTPANIPIYIEEKAKEIAKQCLNAFNSAGLFAIEFFLSEDLDLLVNEIAPRPHNSAHHTIEGFYTSQYEQLLRILLKLPLGKTEFKMPCAMLNIVAGNNQEGTYILPYIKELSSMKGVYVHLYGKKIAKPNRKLGHITICLPTKEEVLNTTNLVRNLLSIEIIE, from the coding sequence ATGATGTCGCAAGCAACAAAAATTCCAACAATTGGCGTAATTGGTGGCGGACAATTAGGCAAAATGCTAATACAAAAAGCTATGCAATGGTCTGTTCCAATTATTATCTTAGACAAAGATAAAGATTGTGTTTCTGCAATATACGCACATCATCATATTATAAAAGATATCAAATCTGTAGAAGGCTTAGATGAATTGGCTGCACAGTCTGATGTAATAACTTATGAGATTGAACACACAAACACTCAGAAACTAATAGAATTAGAAGAAGCAGGAAAAATAATTATTCCATCACCAAGAGCATTAGAAATTATACAAGATAAAGGCAAACAAAAATTGTTTTATCAAACACATAAAATTCCAACTGCAGATTTTTTTATTGCAGAAAATAAAACTGAGTTATTAGAAAAACTTCAAGACTTTAATTCAGAAAAAGTTGTAGTAAAATCATGCATTGGAGGATACGATGGGAAAGGTGTGTATATTGATACAAGTAGGAATATTATTGAAAACGTTAATATCATTCCATTTGATGATGCAGTAATGGTAGAAAAATTTGTACCATGCAAAGCAGAAATTGCTGTACTTGCAGCACAAGATACTTATGGCAATATCGAAATCTATCCAGCTATAGAAATGGAATTTGACAAACAATCAAATTTAGTAAGCTACTTACACACGCCAGCAAATATTCCAATTTACATAGAAGAAAAAGCAAAAGAAATTGCCAAGCAATGTCTAAATGCATTCAACAGTGCAGGCTTGTTTGCCATTGAGTTTTTTTTAAGCGAAGATTTAGATTTATTGGTGAATGAGATAGCACCACGTCCACACAATTCTGCGCATCATACCATCGAAGGTTTCTATACATCACAATATGAGCAATTATTAAGGATTTTATTAAAATTGCCTCTTGGCAAAACTGAGTTCAAAATGCCATGTGCCATGTTGAATATTGTTGCAGGCAATAATCAAGAAGGAACTTACATACTACCATACATCAAAGAATTATCTAGCATGAAAGGTGTTTATGTACATTTATATGGGAAAAAGATAGCAAAGCCTAATCGTAAATTAGGACATATAACAATTTGTTTGCCTACCAAAGAAGAAGTATTAAATACAACAAACTTAGTTAGAAATTTATTATCAATCGAAATAATAGAATAG
- a CDS encoding galactokinase, giving the protein MLNTEQLKENFKHRFVENPTAIYFSPGRVNLIGEHIDYNGGSVFPVAISLGITALVSTRTDNNIKIYAQEFEEEFTIQIQKQYDINHHSNWMRYVLATLQVLSNNGVSYQGTNIYLASDLPLGAGLSSSAALECLIAFIFNEQYYDSNRTQLALDAQLAERKYVGVNCGIMDQFAVAHGKKNNAILLDCNSLEYKYCAANFGEYKIVIINSNKPRALAESKYNERRSECEKAFSTLQNFDIAESLCNVHQISLAYLEDDILYQRAKHAITENERVMIATELLQKNEINGFGNLLTLSHQSLAEDYEVSCHELDIIVEYATKHDACIGARMTGAGFGGCCIALVEEKRKDDFITYIETQYKTNTEYDASFYICDISDGIRRIE; this is encoded by the coding sequence ATGCTAAATACAGAACAACTAAAAGAAAATTTCAAACATAGATTTGTAGAAAATCCTACTGCAATTTATTTTTCTCCAGGCAGAGTTAATTTAATTGGAGAACATATAGATTACAATGGTGGCTCTGTTTTTCCAGTTGCAATATCATTAGGTATTACAGCATTAGTTTCAACAAGAACAGACAACAATATCAAAATCTATGCTCAAGAATTTGAAGAAGAATTTACAATACAAATACAAAAACAATACGATATCAATCATCATTCTAATTGGATGAGATATGTATTAGCAACACTACAAGTATTATCAAATAATGGTGTATCATATCAAGGCACCAATATCTATCTTGCAAGCGATTTGCCATTGGGTGCTGGCTTATCATCTTCTGCGGCATTAGAATGTTTAATTGCTTTTATTTTTAATGAGCAATACTACGATAGCAACAGAACTCAACTAGCATTAGATGCACAGTTAGCAGAACGAAAATATGTTGGTGTAAATTGTGGTATCATGGATCAATTTGCTGTTGCACATGGCAAAAAAAACAATGCAATACTACTTGATTGTAATAGTTTAGAATACAAATATTGTGCAGCAAATTTTGGAGAATATAAAATTGTAATCATAAATAGCAATAAACCTAGAGCACTCGCAGAATCTAAATATAACGAAAGACGAAGCGAATGTGAAAAAGCATTTTCAACACTACAAAATTTCGATATTGCAGAAAGTTTGTGTAATGTGCATCAAATTTCATTAGCGTATTTAGAAGATGATATTTTGTATCAAAGAGCAAAACATGCCATTACTGAAAATGAAAGAGTAATGATTGCAACAGAATTATTGCAAAAAAATGAAATTAATGGATTTGGTAATTTATTGACTTTATCACATCAATCATTGGCGGAAGACTATGAAGTATCTTGCCATGAATTGGATATAATTGTAGAATATGCAACCAAACACGATGCATGTATAGGAGCAAGAATGACTGGCGCAGGATTTGGTGGTTGTTGTATTGCATTAGTAGAAGAAAAAAGAAAAGACGATTTTATTACATATATAGAAACACAATACAAAACAAATACAGAATACGATGCTTCATTTTACATTTGCGATATTTCTGATGGTATAAGAAGAATTGAGTAA
- a CDS encoding alpha-glucosidase C-terminal domain-containing protein: MQNTIIPIKKAKDTLAKSFTWVPQFVANLLPVAINRDACRTPMQWNSALNAGFSTNNTTWLPVHQDYATCNVENAIQNKNSIYYIYKKLLSIRKENEVLQSGRIQIIDIKNKNVLAYERSLDHTNLLIVINFSSKSQNIVLPDTYNNCNLLFSIHATQTSNAILGLDAWILKRNSLIANFDKLKVSFILTWN, encoded by the coding sequence ATGCAAAACACCATCATTCCAATAAAAAAAGCAAAAGATACTTTGGCAAAATCGTTTACTTGGGTGCCACAGTTTGTAGCTAATCTATTGCCTGTAGCAATAAACAGAGATGCTTGCAGAACGCCAATGCAATGGAACAGTGCATTGAACGCAGGATTTTCTACCAACAATACCACATGGCTTCCTGTGCATCAAGATTATGCTACTTGCAATGTAGAAAATGCTATCCAAAATAAAAATAGCATTTATTATATATACAAAAAATTATTATCAATAAGAAAAGAGAATGAAGTATTGCAATCTGGTAGAATACAAATCATTGATATAAAAAATAAAAATGTATTGGCATATGAGCGTAGTTTAGACCATACTAATTTATTGATTGTAATAAATTTTTCTAGCAAGTCACAAAATATTGTACTTCCTGATACTTATAATAATTGCAACTTACTATTTTCTATACATGCTACTCAAACTAGTAATGCGATATTAGGTTTAGATGCTTGGATTTTAAAAAGAAATAGCTTAATAGCTAATTTTGACAAACTGAAGGTATCTTTTATTCTCACTTGGAATTAA
- a CDS encoding ABC transporter permease yields MTETNNNTPAIKQDYWSYVKRQFKRNKRAVISLYIVVFMAFIAIFADVLANEKPIVCTYEGKTYFPIFNEYLSSLKLTKPNAELNNISWIDTKFDFAIRPLIPYSPNTQDILNFGYVSPFQKQDVPSVRWRHWLGTESIGRDILSALIHGTRVAFLVGIISMSIASIIGIILGALAGFFGDNRLRISRASMLMLAIFLFFGFFYAFTFKKLFLGLAIILLSICIAYFAGFILKPIPFFKKKSAIPIDILVQRLIEILVSIPRLFLIIGIVAIAKPSIFLVMVVIGLTSWTEIARFIRAELLKIRNLEYIEAADALGYSKWRVLIKHAIPNAIGPVLITIAFGIAAAILIESFLSFLGLGIPPETLTWGKLLSLAGGGKSELWVAIFPGFAIFLTVTLFNLIGEGLTDALDPRQKK; encoded by the coding sequence ATGACAGAAACGAATAATAATACACCAGCTATCAAGCAAGATTATTGGTCTTATGTTAAAAGACAGTTTAAACGCAATAAACGTGCTGTAATATCATTATACATTGTAGTATTTATGGCATTTATAGCAATCTTTGCAGATGTATTGGCAAATGAAAAACCAATAGTTTGCACATATGAAGGCAAAACATATTTTCCAATATTTAATGAATATTTATCTAGTTTAAAATTAACCAAACCAAATGCAGAATTAAATAATATTTCTTGGATTGATACAAAATTTGATTTTGCAATAAGACCATTAATTCCATATTCTCCAAATACACAAGATATTCTAAATTTTGGATATGTATCGCCATTCCAAAAACAAGACGTACCAAGTGTCAGATGGAGACATTGGCTAGGAACAGAATCAATTGGCAGAGATATTTTATCAGCATTAATACATGGAACAAGAGTAGCATTTTTAGTAGGTATAATTTCTATGTCTATTGCAAGTATTATAGGTATAATATTAGGTGCATTAGCTGGTTTCTTTGGCGATAATAGATTGCGAATTTCAAGAGCAAGTATGTTGATGCTTGCAATATTTTTATTCTTTGGATTCTTTTATGCATTTACATTCAAAAAATTATTCTTAGGATTAGCTATTATTTTATTATCAATTTGCATAGCATATTTCGCAGGCTTTATTTTAAAGCCAATACCATTCTTTAAAAAGAAATCAGCAATACCTATTGATATTTTAGTACAAAGATTAATTGAAATCTTAGTTTCTATACCACGATTATTTTTAATTATAGGAATTGTTGCCATTGCAAAACCAAGTATATTTCTAGTTATGGTTGTAATTGGGCTTACCTCATGGACAGAAATTGCAAGATTTATCAGAGCTGAGTTATTAAAAATTAGAAATCTAGAGTATATTGAAGCAGCAGATGCATTAGGCTATTCAAAATGGAGAGTACTTATAAAACATGCTATTCCGAATGCCATAGGACCAGTTTTAATTACAATTGCATTTGGTATAGCAGCAGCTATATTAATAGAATCATTCTTATCATTTTTAGGTTTAGGTATACCACCTGAAACATTAACTTGGGGAAAATTGTTATCTTTAGCAGGTGGAGGAAAATCAGAATTGTGGGTTGCTATATTTCCAGGATTTGCTATTTTCCTAACTGTAACTTTATTTAATTTAATTGGAGAAGGATTGACTGATGCATTAGACCCAAGACAGAAAAAATAA
- a CDS encoding ABC transporter permease has product MFKYILKRILIFIPTLLMIALATFYLSVSVPGDPVEQMLTTNNDAGSSANAKASEEAYIAKRKELGLDLPVFYFSVSNQATPKDLYTIPKKFHRQNLSNLVDKYGNWTEIDTYYKQLQQFSYQTADVVSDSSNADLLISIRENIQKLFIESDDAVVLHAFDDINANINKDVALKDKLQTSAVKTENAYASIKEQATPNKRLIPAIHWYGTNNQFHNWITNFIQGDFGTSFQDGRPVKSVIWGAVRWTLILSFISIVLTYLISIPLGITSAANKDNLKDQSISTSLFVLYSLPNFWVATLLILFFGGGDFFDFYPANGIGQIDDSMSLIEKIWTRTHHLILPIICFTYGSLAFLSRQMRGAMINTLSQDYIRTARAKGLDEETVLWKHALKNSLIPIITLFANVFPLLISGAVILEFKFTIPGMGKTAYEALLARDYPIVYTIVMFSAILTLVGYLVADILYAVVDPRIKFDKK; this is encoded by the coding sequence ATGTTTAAATATATATTAAAACGCATATTGATTTTTATTCCTACTTTGTTAATGATAGCATTAGCTACATTCTACCTTAGTGTGAGTGTGCCTGGAGATCCAGTAGAGCAAATGCTAACCACCAACAATGATGCAGGAAGTAGTGCAAATGCAAAAGCATCAGAAGAAGCATACATAGCAAAAAGAAAAGAACTAGGTTTAGATTTGCCAGTATTCTATTTTTCAGTGTCTAACCAAGCAACACCTAAAGATTTATATACAATACCTAAAAAATTCCACAGACAAAATTTATCTAATTTAGTTGATAAATATGGTAATTGGACTGAAATTGACACCTACTACAAACAATTGCAACAATTCTCTTATCAAACAGCAGATGTAGTATCAGATTCATCAAATGCAGATTTACTTATTTCAATCAGAGAAAATATACAAAAGCTTTTTATTGAAAGTGATGATGCTGTTGTATTACACGCATTCGATGACATCAATGCAAATATTAATAAAGATGTAGCACTGAAAGATAAGTTACAAACTTCTGCAGTAAAGACTGAAAATGCATATGCATCAATAAAAGAACAAGCTACACCAAATAAAAGATTAATACCAGCAATTCATTGGTATGGCACAAATAATCAATTTCACAATTGGATTACAAATTTTATTCAAGGAGATTTTGGCACATCATTCCAAGATGGAAGACCAGTGAAAAGCGTAATTTGGGGCGCAGTAAGATGGACATTAATACTAAGTTTTATTTCTATCGTACTTACTTATTTAATTTCTATTCCATTAGGAATTACATCAGCAGCAAATAAAGATAATCTAAAAGACCAAAGTATATCTACATCATTATTTGTGTTGTATTCATTACCAAATTTCTGGGTTGCAACCTTATTAATTCTATTTTTTGGAGGAGGCGATTTCTTTGACTTTTATCCAGCAAATGGAATTGGACAAATTGATGACTCAATGTCACTCATAGAAAAAATTTGGACAAGAACACATCATCTAATTTTACCAATTATTTGTTTTACTTATGGAAGCTTAGCATTTTTATCAAGACAAATGCGTGGTGCAATGATTAATACTTTGTCACAAGATTATATAAGAACTGCAAGAGCTAAAGGCTTAGACGAAGAAACTGTATTGTGGAAACATGCATTGAAAAATTCACTAATTCCAATCATCACATTATTTGCCAATGTATTCCCATTGCTGATAAGTGGTGCTGTAATTTTAGAATTTAAGTTCACAATTCCAGGAATGGGAAAAACAGCTTACGAAGCCTTGTTGGCAAGAGATTATCCAATTGTGTACACTATAGTAATGTTTTCTGCAATTCTAACATTAGTTGGTTATTTAGTAGCAGATATTTTATATGCAGTAGTTGATCCAAGAATTAAGTTTGATAAAAAATAA
- a CDS encoding TIGR01777 family protein: MPKIIITGGNGFIGKSLQYLLKQNDIEFNILTRNPKKENEYRWNIEDGYIDENVFNNATAIIHLAGENIGSKRWSSAQRKLIIDSRVNSTKLLYNFLSKQKHTINTFIGASGAGIYGDGKDTWQNEDTAAGNDFLADVCVAWESEAKKMQSLNIRTAILRTGIVLDKDYGVLPKIIQSTKYSIGTYFSDGKQYMPWIHLDDIIAIYLYTIQNNNISGIFNAVAPNPVSNKEFSDKISLKLEKHLPPIAVPSFALKIALGEMVIILLNSNRCSANKIINAGYQFKYINLDNALDNLLIQQ, from the coding sequence ATGCCAAAAATAATAATAACAGGTGGAAATGGTTTTATTGGAAAAAGCCTACAATATTTATTAAAACAGAATGATATTGAATTCAATATTTTAACAAGAAATCCGAAGAAGGAGAACGAATATAGATGGAATATAGAAGATGGATATATTGATGAAAATGTATTTAACAATGCTACTGCAATTATACATTTGGCTGGAGAAAATATTGGTTCAAAAAGATGGTCATCTGCGCAAAGGAAATTAATTATAGATAGTAGAGTAAATAGTACAAAACTATTGTATAATTTTTTAAGCAAGCAAAAACATACCATTAACACATTCATTGGTGCTTCTGGAGCTGGCATTTACGGAGATGGTAAGGACACTTGGCAGAATGAAGACACAGCTGCTGGAAATGATTTCTTAGCTGATGTATGTGTTGCTTGGGAATCTGAAGCAAAAAAAATGCAATCATTAAATATAAGAACAGCTATATTACGTACTGGCATTGTATTAGATAAAGACTATGGTGTATTGCCAAAAATCATACAATCAACAAAATATTCTATTGGCACTTATTTCTCTGATGGGAAACAATATATGCCTTGGATACATCTTGATGATATTATTGCAATTTATCTTTACACAATACAAAACAACAATATCTCTGGAATTTTTAATGCTGTTGCTCCAAATCCTGTTTCAAATAAAGAATTTTCTGATAAAATATCATTGAAATTAGAGAAACATTTACCACCAATTGCTGTACCATCGTTTGCTCTAAAAATCGCACTAGGCGAAATGGTAATTATACTTTTGAATAGCAATAGATGTAGTGCAAACAAAATTATTAATGCTGGCTATCAGTTTAAATATATAAATCTTGATAATGCTTTAGATAATCTACTTATCCAACAATAA
- a CDS encoding T9SS type A sorting domain-containing protein produces MKKKLLTFSFIFSFCINIYAQQFGQFAFQNRLRTYWLYLPKDYSPTEKLPLIIQMHGFTLDGKFHMQYTEFNKVADTARCIMVYPNGIDKRWNSGTFFFIQSGVDDVGFLAELIDRIHLKYNIDLEKVYAGGYSAGGFMSYKLACDLSNRIAAIAPVVASMVYDNINTCVPSRSMPMIACNGSSDPITPYNGIPLNFPSIDTIKKVWQEHNLCDVVPSIDTLPNLDNTDNSRVVTYTYNNCADNVTTKFYKILDGGHTWAGAPNYFLGLIGNTNNDIKWSSLSWNFFKQNTIPTNVICDAPQNLQAIANDTSNYLLTWDDAPNVNGYKIQLLDSANNTIKTYTSSTNSISIQVDDATNKYNWSVASNCNSGYRNWATPVNLNYIVSSIKKNSIKSIQLYPNPTTEFIKFELSNYNNDATVLIYDMNGKMVHQEQKSGQEISIAVTNLSNGIYMLHCITDKDIFQSKFVKQ; encoded by the coding sequence ATGAAAAAAAAATTACTGACATTCAGCTTTATTTTTAGTTTTTGCATTAATATTTATGCACAGCAATTTGGACAGTTTGCTTTCCAAAATAGGCTAAGAACCTATTGGTTATATTTACCAAAGGATTATTCTCCAACAGAAAAATTGCCATTGATAATTCAAATGCATGGCTTTACATTAGATGGAAAATTTCATATGCAATATACTGAATTTAATAAGGTTGCTGATACTGCAAGATGTATTATGGTCTATCCAAATGGTATAGATAAAAGATGGAATTCGGGTACATTCTTCTTCATACAATCTGGTGTGGATGATGTTGGTTTTTTGGCTGAGCTGATAGATAGAATACATTTAAAATATAATATTGATTTAGAAAAAGTATATGCTGGTGGATATTCTGCTGGTGGTTTCATGAGTTATAAATTAGCTTGTGATTTAAGTAATAGAATTGCTGCCATTGCTCCAGTTGTTGCAAGCATGGTGTACGATAATATAAATACTTGTGTGCCTAGTCGCAGTATGCCTATGATTGCATGCAATGGTTCCTCAGATCCAATAACACCGTACAATGGTATTCCGCTAAATTTTCCAAGTATAGATACCATCAAGAAAGTATGGCAAGAACATAATTTGTGTGATGTTGTTCCAAGTATAGATACATTACCTAATCTTGATAATACTGATAACAGTCGTGTAGTTACCTATACTTATAATAATTGTGCAGATAATGTAACAACAAAGTTTTACAAAATATTGGATGGTGGGCACACTTGGGCTGGCGCACCAAACTATTTTCTTGGATTAATTGGCAATACAAACAATGATATTAAATGGTCATCTTTATCATGGAATTTTTTTAAACAGAATACCATTCCTACAAATGTAATTTGTGATGCACCTCAAAATTTGCAAGCTATTGCTAATGATACTAGCAACTATTTGCTTACTTGGGATGATGCTCCAAACGTTAATGGCTATAAAATACAATTGCTAGACAGTGCAAATAATACTATAAAAACATATACTTCTAGCACAAATAGCATTTCGATACAAGTAGATGATGCAACAAATAAATACAATTGGAGTGTAGCATCAAACTGCAATTCTGGTTATAGAAATTGGGCAACACCAGTTAACCTAAATTATATTGTATCAAGCATTAAGAAAAATAGTATTAAATCAATTCAATTATATCCAAATCCAACTACTGAATTTATAAAATTTGAGTTGTCAAATTACAATAATGATGCTACTGTTCTAATCTATGATATGAATGGAAAGATGGTACATCAAGAACAGAAAAGTGGTCAAGAAATTTCGATTGCTGTGACCAATTTATCAAATGGAATCTATATGCTACATTGCATTACAGATAAAGATATTTTTCAAAGTAAGTTTGTAAAACAATAG